The genome window TGGTGCCCTGGTCAGCAATCGGCAGTGGCAAGCTGTTGTGACATGTGAGACATGTGTTGTGCTGGCTGGCCAGTTTAATTGACAGACATTGATAGTGGCAGACGCAGACGTCGATTGCACAAATCCCAGCTGATTAGTCACAGAGCCCACGCAACAATCAGACTCAAATCGAATCCTTTCGCAATCGCAGCTGATGAATGGGGCGGAATGCAGCAAATTATGGGGCGATGGTCGTTGGACTTTAAGgctgaaaacaaaatttgacaTTAGTCCGTAATTAATCACAGCgagagcacaaaacacaactTGAGGCTTTTTGATGTGAAATGAAGCACGGCGAAATTCCAGTGAAACGCTTTTGTCAGCAGGACAACACGAGAGCGGCATCTGTAAAGAAGCCCaagcctctgcctctgcctctgcctctgcctctgcctctgcttctgACACTCAGAGTTCGCACTgcttttgctctgctctgctctgctcgaCTCAACTCTGCTCTGACATGGGCTGGAGCATGTGCGAGGCTTCAAGGCCATTTGGTCTGTGGTCGCACAAGATTTATGAGTTAAGTGACACCCGCATTCACTTGGCCAACAAACTGGTTTCAACTTTAGAGCCACAGCGGCGCAGCAACGTTGGCGGCAAGTTCTTCATTAAACTTGTtgttgcgactgcgactgctgttgctgttaatgttaatgttgttgttgtgtagtTTAAGTCGCTTTGCCCGCTTATCTGAATTAATTATCAATAAAAGTATCAAAGTATCAACttgattaatttcaaataacatGCATAAAAGCAGTCACTAGTTAAATGAATCTGGCCAAAAATAccaagcaaa of Drosophila nasuta strain 15112-1781.00 chromosome 3, ASM2355853v1, whole genome shotgun sequence contains these proteins:
- the LOC132792200 gene encoding uncharacterized protein LOC132792200; this encodes MALKPRTCSSPCQSRVESSRAEQSKSSANSECQKQRQRQRQRQRQRLGLLYRCRSRVVLLTKAFHWNFAVLHFTSKSLNLKVQRPSPHNLLHSAPFISCDCERIRFESDCCVGSVTNQLGFVQSTSASATINVCQLNWPASTTHVSHVTTACHCRLLTRAPTRAPHVPLSVVCRRNCHSKTRA